In bacterium (Candidatus Blackallbacteria) CG13_big_fil_rev_8_21_14_2_50_49_14, the following are encoded in one genomic region:
- the speD gene encoding adenosylmethionine decarboxylase has protein sequence MKAFGVQLIAEFLDCQQFQLLQHQDTVKALLREGLPAAGLDLRELVAHQFEPVGVTAVAIIGESHVALHTYPETHHLAVDIFTCSPGSPGPERLLAWLKDRLQPQQLRRAEIIRGQKITLQEQHLLTDLSKSGHDVRYHVQATLLHQRTAWQEIRVIENPSFGRMLFLDQELQIAESDRVYHQALVEPLRGQAGIRQLAVLGGGDGGVLQECFRHLPELERVYLLELDPAVIEASQRFLSKLCGQAFADPRLELRLGEVLAQLPALPVLDAVVSDLGLSPWRHSGHAQEIYLVQLLQAIRSHLRPGGFLSLQVGPVSEAPLRHALEKKLSDLFQEVAFEEGFIPSFCEPWVFAQGRVL, from the coding sequence GTGAAAGCCTTTGGGGTTCAGCTGATTGCTGAATTCCTGGATTGCCAGCAATTTCAACTTTTGCAGCACCAAGACACGGTCAAAGCACTCTTGCGTGAAGGGCTGCCTGCCGCCGGTCTGGATTTGCGAGAGCTGGTGGCCCACCAGTTTGAGCCGGTGGGAGTGACCGCCGTGGCGATTATTGGGGAATCGCACGTGGCACTGCATACCTATCCTGAGACCCACCATCTGGCCGTGGATATTTTCACCTGCTCCCCTGGTTCGCCAGGCCCAGAACGTTTATTGGCCTGGTTAAAAGACCGTTTGCAACCCCAGCAGCTACGTCGGGCCGAGATTATTCGGGGCCAGAAGATTACCCTGCAAGAGCAGCATCTGCTGACCGATCTTTCCAAATCGGGGCATGACGTGCGTTACCATGTGCAGGCCACGCTTCTGCATCAGCGCACGGCCTGGCAGGAAATTCGCGTGATTGAAAACCCAAGTTTTGGGCGCATGCTGTTTCTCGATCAGGAACTGCAAATTGCCGAAAGCGATCGGGTGTATCACCAGGCCTTGGTCGAGCCTTTGCGGGGTCAGGCAGGTATTCGCCAGTTGGCGGTTTTAGGTGGGGGAGACGGTGGGGTGCTGCAGGAATGCTTCCGGCACCTGCCTGAGCTGGAGCGGGTCTATCTGCTCGAATTGGATCCGGCTGTGATTGAGGCCTCCCAGCGTTTTTTAAGCAAACTCTGTGGCCAGGCCTTTGCCGATCCCCGTTTGGAGCTTCGCCTGGGAGAAGTTCTGGCGCAATTGCCAGCACTGCCTGTGCTGGATGCTGTGGTTTCTGACCTGGGGCTCAGCCCTTGGCGGCACAGTGGGCATGCCCAGGAAATCTATCTTGTGCAATTATTGCAGGCTATTCGCAGCCATTTGCGCCCTGGGGGATTTTTGAGTTTACAGGTTGGGCCAGTTTCAGAAGCTCCTTTGCGCCACGCACTTGAAAAAAAATTAAGCGACCTCTTTCAAGAAGTCGCTTTTGAAGAGGGCTTTATTCCCTCATTTTGCGAGCCCTGGGTTTTCGCCCAGGGCCGTGTCCTTTAA
- a CDS encoding divalent-cation tolerance protein CutA — MTEYCVVYITAGSLEQAQQLADALVQENLAACVNRVGPVHSTYRWMGQICNDEEYLLIIKTRQKCLPELTQRVQALHSYEVPEIIALPILGGLTAYLDWIQAQTEEPAENE; from the coding sequence GTGACCGAATACTGCGTTGTGTATATCACCGCTGGTTCGCTGGAGCAGGCCCAGCAACTGGCTGATGCCCTGGTTCAGGAAAATCTGGCGGCCTGTGTCAACCGGGTTGGGCCTGTGCATTCCACCTACCGCTGGATGGGTCAAATCTGCAATGATGAAGAGTACCTGCTGATCATCAAAACCCGCCAGAAATGCCTGCCTGAACTCACACAAAGAGTCCAGGCCCTGCACAGCTACGAAGTGCCCGAAATCATCGCCCTGCCCATTCTGGGCGGTTTAACCGCCTACCTGGATTGGATTCAGGCCCAAACCGAAGAACCTGCCGAAAACGAATAA
- a CDS encoding F0F1 ATP synthase subunit beta, with translation MSGVIQAIKESVVEVVFSSDIPEYQEVLTVTATGTVLEVAILKDQHTCLCIVLGKTLGLARGMGVERSFRGPVVRVGEAVLGRALNALGEPIDQQGALGAGPDYPVYRSSPLIVDQNPRKVLLETGIKLIDLLTPFVKGGKIGLFGGAGVGKTILLTEFVYKIITVQKGVSIFAGIGERIREAHELWHELKRMQVLDKSTVILGQMNEPPGVRFRAVFPAIAMAEYFRDEMGTDVLLLIDNIFRFAQAGMEVSTLLGRLPARAGYQPTLKQELAMVEERITSTENASITSVQAIYVPADDITDPAPASAFSHLDTAIILSRERASKGFYPSIDLLASSSKLLDPDVVGLEHYQTALNLRFHLQRYKDLEDVIAMLGLEELTPSDRLIVERARKLERFLTQPFFTTEVFTGRKGRHVPLAETIRGCSEIMAGAWDAVDESHFYLIGGVDEIARA, from the coding sequence ATGAGCGGGGTTATTCAGGCCATCAAAGAAAGCGTGGTCGAAGTCGTATTCAGCAGCGATATTCCTGAATACCAGGAGGTTTTAACCGTTACTGCCACGGGAACGGTGCTGGAAGTGGCCATTCTTAAAGATCAGCATACCTGTCTGTGTATTGTTTTGGGTAAAACCCTGGGGCTGGCAAGGGGAATGGGGGTTGAACGCAGTTTTCGGGGGCCCGTGGTTCGGGTCGGTGAGGCAGTCTTGGGGCGTGCGCTCAATGCCTTGGGGGAACCAATTGATCAACAGGGGGCTCTGGGAGCGGGGCCTGATTATCCGGTATATCGTTCTTCGCCCTTGATTGTGGATCAGAATCCTCGCAAGGTTTTACTGGAAACGGGGATTAAATTGATTGATCTCTTAACTCCCTTTGTTAAAGGGGGGAAAATTGGTCTTTTTGGCGGCGCTGGGGTTGGTAAAACCATTCTTTTGACCGAATTTGTCTATAAAATTATTACGGTTCAGAAGGGGGTTTCGATCTTTGCCGGGATTGGTGAACGGATTCGCGAAGCCCATGAACTGTGGCATGAACTCAAGCGCATGCAGGTGCTGGATAAATCCACTGTGATTCTGGGGCAGATGAACGAACCCCCCGGGGTGCGTTTTCGTGCAGTTTTTCCGGCGATTGCCATGGCTGAGTATTTTCGCGATGAAATGGGCACGGATGTGCTGCTGCTGATCGACAATATTTTTCGCTTTGCCCAGGCGGGTATGGAGGTCTCTACGCTTTTGGGACGTTTGCCTGCCCGGGCTGGGTATCAGCCCACCCTGAAGCAGGAACTGGCGATGGTCGAAGAGCGGATTACCTCGACTGAAAACGCTTCAATTACCTCTGTTCAGGCCATTTATGTCCCTGCAGATGATATCACCGATCCTGCCCCGGCTTCGGCCTTCAGCCATTTGGATACCGCGATTATTCTTTCACGTGAGCGGGCTTCCAAGGGTTTTTATCCCTCGATTGATCTGCTGGCTTCCAGCAGCAAACTGCTGGACCCCGATGTGGTGGGCCTTGAGCATTACCAGACGGCTTTAAATCTGCGTTTTCATTTGCAGCGCTATAAGGATTTGGAAGATGTGATTGCGATGTTGGGTCTCGAAGAATTGACGCCTTCAGATCGTTTGATTGTTGAACGTGCCCGAAAGCTTGAGCGTTTTTTAACCCAGCCTTTCTTTACCACTGAGGTTTTTACTGGGCGCAAAGGCCGCCATGTACCTCTGGCAGAGACAATACGGGGATGCAGTGAAATCATGGCTGGGGCATGGGATGCGGTGGATGAATCCCATTTTTACCTGATTGGGGGCGTCGATGAAATCGCTCGCGCTTGA
- a CDS encoding ABC transporter permease, which translates to MAYNTPMNALSKFTKTLTGAFRFSLPALKLVWQTAPLLAVMYGLCTLLAGLVPAGIAYTGKLLIDSVLAAAQQGSEAARQQALFFVALEGGLVITQFGLQKGIQICQSLLRALLGHKVNVLILEKALLMSLPQFEDSEFYDRLTRARREASSRPLGLINRLFGLVQNTISLITYCGLLLAFSPWAVLLLALAAIPAFIAETKFSGDAFRLFSWRAPESREQTYLEMMIAREDYAKEVQLYQLGPLFLQRYKDIFQKIFGEDRALTWKRNIWGFFLGGLSTLALYGAYAWTVLETIAAHLSLGEMTMYLLVFKQGQAAFASSLNAIGGMFEDNLYLSTLYEFLDQPTPGYTGKAQAGPLPGDGIRFEQVSFRYPGADKLALEAIDLHLKPGRKLALVGENGSGKTTLIKLLTRLYEPEGGRILLDGLELKDWDIQALRDRVGVIFQDFVRYQMELGENIGAGDLQDYYNEARWEEAGEKGMVTSFLDELPERYHTQLGRWFKNGRELSGGQWQRIALARAFMRHRADILVLDEPTSAMDAEAEALIFERFREITQNQMAIVISHRFSTVRMADDIVVLDKGHIIERGSHSELMQHDGIYARLFALQAQGYL; encoded by the coding sequence ATGGCTTACAATACCCCCATGAACGCACTCTCAAAATTTACAAAAACTCTGACCGGAGCTTTTCGCTTCAGCTTGCCAGCTTTAAAGCTGGTCTGGCAGACGGCTCCCCTGCTGGCGGTGATGTACGGCCTGTGTACCCTGCTGGCGGGTTTGGTGCCTGCCGGTATTGCCTATACAGGCAAACTTCTGATCGACAGTGTTTTGGCTGCAGCCCAGCAGGGCAGCGAGGCAGCCCGCCAACAGGCTTTGTTTTTTGTGGCCCTCGAGGGCGGCCTGGTGATTACCCAGTTTGGCCTGCAAAAGGGCATTCAGATCTGTCAGTCTCTGCTGCGGGCTTTGCTGGGCCACAAGGTCAATGTACTGATCCTTGAAAAAGCCCTGCTGATGTCCTTGCCGCAGTTTGAAGACTCTGAATTTTACGACCGCCTGACCCGTGCCCGCCGCGAGGCTTCGAGCCGTCCCCTGGGCCTGATCAACCGGCTCTTTGGTTTGGTGCAGAACACCATTTCTCTGATCACCTATTGTGGTCTGCTTTTGGCGTTTTCACCCTGGGCCGTTTTGCTGCTGGCCCTGGCTGCGATTCCGGCCTTTATTGCCGAAACCAAGTTTTCGGGCGATGCCTTCAGGCTGTTTAGCTGGCGGGCTCCCGAAAGCCGTGAGCAGACCTATCTTGAAATGATGATCGCCCGTGAAGACTATGCCAAGGAAGTTCAGCTTTACCAATTGGGGCCGCTGTTTTTACAGCGTTACAAGGATATTTTTCAGAAAATCTTTGGCGAAGATCGGGCCTTGACCTGGAAGCGCAATATCTGGGGCTTTTTCTTGGGCGGCTTGAGCACCCTGGCGCTCTATGGGGCCTATGCCTGGACCGTCCTCGAAACCATTGCCGCGCATCTTTCCCTGGGAGAAATGACCATGTACCTGCTGGTCTTTAAACAGGGGCAAGCTGCCTTTGCCAGCAGTCTGAACGCCATTGGCGGCATGTTTGAAGACAATCTTTACCTGTCTACACTCTATGAATTTCTCGACCAGCCCACCCCAGGTTATACGGGCAAGGCCCAGGCGGGGCCCCTGCCCGGAGACGGGATTCGCTTTGAACAGGTCAGTTTTCGCTATCCTGGCGCAGACAAGCTGGCGCTTGAAGCCATTGACCTGCACCTCAAACCGGGACGCAAACTGGCGCTGGTAGGTGAAAACGGCTCAGGCAAAACCACCCTGATCAAATTGCTGACCCGGCTCTATGAGCCTGAAGGGGGGCGGATTCTGCTCGATGGTTTGGAGCTGAAAGACTGGGATATTCAGGCCCTGCGCGATCGTGTGGGCGTCATCTTTCAGGATTTTGTGCGCTACCAGATGGAATTGGGAGAAAATATCGGGGCGGGTGATTTGCAGGATTATTATAACGAAGCCCGCTGGGAAGAAGCAGGCGAAAAGGGCATGGTCACGTCTTTTCTCGACGAATTGCCCGAACGCTACCATACCCAATTGGGGCGCTGGTTTAAAAACGGGCGTGAGCTTTCGGGCGGACAATGGCAGCGCATTGCCCTGGCCCGTGCTTTTATGCGCCACCGCGCAGATATTCTGGTGCTGGATGAACCCACCTCGGCCATGGATGCCGAGGCCGAAGCCCTGATCTTTGAACGCTTTCGCGAGATTACCCAAAACCAGATGGCGATCGTGATTTCGCACCGTTTTTCCACCGTGCGCATGGCCGATGATATCGTCGTACTGGACAAGGGGCATATTATTGAGCGCGGCAGCCACAGCGAGCTGATGCAGCATGATGGGATTTACGCCCGTCTCTTCGCGCTTCAGGCCCAGGGGTATCTGTGA
- a CDS encoding Xaa-Pro aminopeptidase: MLNLEFHSENRKRLLAQLPPKSVVIINSAPQATYSHDVHYPYRQNSYLRYLTGFTEHDAVLVLAPDSPTPYTMFVLPRDLEKEIWNGFRQGVDGIRQVYGAQAAYTIDQLDSKLPELMANTEHLYYALGHDENFDKTVLQALNAVRKQIRNGVSAPRHVHDPGEILNEMRLHKQPIEIEWMQKAADIAVEAHTQVMKTVKPEMYEYEVQALIDYTFGKQQSRAGYPSIVGGGLNATILHYIENNQKLCDGEMLLVDAGAEYRYYNSDITRTFPINGKFSPVQRKVYELVLKAQKAAIEMVKPGNTFMDPHTTAVRHLTEGLVELGLLEGDPEQLIAQESYKKFYMHKTGHWLGGDVHDVGDYKDADGNWRKLEPGMVLTVEPGLYFGPHLAGEIPHEFLHIGIRIEDDILVTEDGHRNLTAGVVKEVDQIEALMQD; encoded by the coding sequence ATGTTGAACCTGGAATTTCACAGTGAAAACCGCAAACGCCTGCTGGCCCAATTGCCCCCCAAAAGCGTGGTAATTATCAACAGCGCACCTCAAGCCACCTATAGCCATGATGTGCATTATCCTTACCGCCAGAACAGCTATCTGCGCTATTTAACAGGTTTTACAGAGCACGATGCCGTACTGGTTCTGGCCCCCGACTCCCCCACCCCCTATACCATGTTCGTGCTGCCCCGCGATCTTGAAAAAGAAATCTGGAATGGTTTCCGCCAGGGGGTCGATGGCATTCGCCAGGTCTATGGCGCACAAGCCGCCTATACAATTGACCAACTGGACAGCAAACTGCCTGAACTGATGGCCAATACCGAGCATCTCTACTATGCCCTGGGCCACGATGAAAACTTTGATAAAACCGTGCTGCAAGCATTGAATGCCGTTCGCAAACAGATCAGAAACGGTGTGTCTGCCCCCCGACATGTTCATGATCCCGGTGAAATTCTCAATGAAATGCGTCTGCACAAACAGCCGATCGAAATTGAATGGATGCAAAAGGCTGCAGATATTGCCGTTGAGGCCCATACCCAGGTCATGAAAACCGTCAAACCCGAAATGTATGAATACGAAGTGCAGGCCCTGATTGACTATACCTTTGGCAAACAGCAGTCCCGTGCCGGCTATCCCAGCATTGTCGGCGGCGGGCTGAATGCCACCATTCTGCACTATATCGAAAACAATCAGAAGCTCTGTGACGGTGAAATGCTGCTGGTCGATGCCGGCGCAGAATATCGTTACTATAATTCAGATATTACCCGTACCTTTCCCATCAACGGCAAATTCAGCCCTGTGCAGCGCAAAGTCTATGAACTGGTGCTCAAGGCCCAGAAAGCCGCAATTGAAATGGTCAAACCCGGCAATACTTTTATGGATCCCCATACCACCGCCGTGCGCCATCTGACCGAAGGTCTGGTCGAATTGGGGCTCTTAGAAGGGGATCCCGAACAGTTGATCGCCCAGGAAAGCTATAAAAAGTTTTATATGCACAAAACCGGCCATTGGCTGGGCGGCGACGTGCATGACGTGGGCGATTACAAAGACGCCGATGGCAATTGGCGCAAGCTGGAACCCGGCATGGTGCTGACGGTTGAGCCGGGCCTGTATTTTGGGCCCCATCTGGCCGGAGAGATTCCCCATGAATTTCTGCATATTGGCATCCGCATCGAAGACGATATCCTCGTCACCGAAGACGGTCACCGCAACCTGACCGCTGGCGTGGTCAAGGAAGTGGATCAGATCGAAGCCCTGATGCAGGATTAA
- a CDS encoding F0F1 ATP synthase subunit alpha: protein MSKTDFSQKLRSQYQAAVQSSSLEVQQGQQGWVESVMGSVVTISGLKQAQYYELLRFEHQARGMVVDITPTRIRAVLLEKTVFPKVRSAVTCTGQLVSVPVSEQMLGRLLDPLGNALDGGPALVSSLYYPVERDASPMFERELVQEQLYTGIKVIDALFPVGKGQRELILGDPATGKTTLVLDTILNQQGKDVICVYVAIGQKKQAVLDVWNQLQRKGAMDYTVLICATADDYEGTQFIAPYAGTAVAEFFLDRGQDVLIVYDDLSKHAYTWQTISLLLKRPPGREAFPGDIFYVHSRLLERACNLANGGSLTALPIVETQAGRLSSYIPTNLISITDGQINLDTGLFNINQRPAVDIGRSVSRIGGKAQLPAFRSVAEHLRLDYAQFLELEVFTRLGVRVMGETAQILERGQRLRALLKQSKHAPLAWEEQVLIFWLLNAGFLDAHAVERVSELSMSWVEMVRQKDSGALQTLLERKNLSTELEEQLLALAQRFEEGAADVRYA, encoded by the coding sequence ATGTCAAAAACTGATTTCAGCCAGAAATTGCGCTCTCAGTACCAGGCTGCGGTGCAGTCCTCGTCGCTTGAGGTGCAGCAGGGGCAGCAGGGTTGGGTCGAGTCGGTGATGGGATCGGTGGTCACCATTTCGGGTTTGAAGCAGGCTCAGTATTATGAACTTCTGCGCTTTGAACACCAGGCGCGGGGAATGGTGGTGGATATCACGCCGACCCGGATCCGTGCTGTACTTTTAGAAAAAACGGTTTTTCCAAAGGTCCGTTCGGCGGTGACCTGCACCGGCCAACTGGTTTCTGTGCCGGTTTCAGAACAGATGCTGGGGCGTTTGCTGGATCCCTTGGGCAATGCCTTGGACGGGGGGCCCGCCTTGGTGTCTTCGCTTTATTATCCCGTTGAGCGCGATGCTTCTCCGATGTTTGAGCGGGAATTGGTTCAGGAACAGCTGTATACGGGCATCAAGGTCATTGATGCGCTCTTTCCGGTGGGCAAAGGCCAGCGCGAGCTGATTCTGGGCGACCCCGCCACAGGAAAAACCACCCTGGTTCTGGATACGATTTTAAATCAGCAGGGCAAAGACGTGATTTGTGTCTATGTGGCGATTGGTCAGAAAAAACAGGCGGTGCTGGATGTCTGGAATCAACTTCAGCGCAAGGGTGCGATGGATTATACGGTTTTGATCTGTGCGACGGCAGATGATTATGAGGGCACCCAGTTTATCGCGCCCTATGCCGGCACGGCTGTGGCTGAGTTTTTTCTCGATCGGGGCCAGGATGTTTTGATTGTGTATGATGACCTCAGCAAGCATGCCTATACCTGGCAGACGATTTCACTTTTGCTCAAACGTCCGCCGGGCCGTGAAGCCTTTCCAGGGGATATTTTTTATGTGCATTCACGTTTGCTTGAGCGGGCTTGTAACCTTGCCAATGGCGGCTCACTGACTGCGCTTCCGATTGTTGAAACCCAGGCTGGCCGGCTTTCTTCGTATATTCCCACCAATTTGATTTCGATTACCGATGGTCAAATCAATCTGGATACTGGGCTGTTTAATATCAACCAAAGGCCTGCGGTGGATATTGGGCGTTCTGTCTCACGGATTGGGGGCAAGGCTCAATTGCCTGCTTTTCGGAGTGTTGCCGAGCATTTGCGTTTGGACTACGCCCAGTTTTTAGAGTTGGAAGTCTTTACCCGTCTGGGGGTGCGGGTTATGGGGGAAACGGCTCAGATTCTTGAGCGTGGCCAGCGTTTGCGTGCCTTGCTCAAGCAGTCGAAACATGCGCCTTTGGCTTGGGAGGAACAAGTCTTGATTTTTTGGCTGCTCAATGCGGGGTTTTTGGATGCCCATGCAGTTGAACGGGTTTCAGAACTGAGTATGTCTTGGGTTGAAATGGTGCGGCAAAAGGATTCAGGAGCGCTTCAGACGCTTTTAGAGAGAAAAAACCTGAGTACAGAGCTTGAAGAGCAGCTTTTGGCATTGGCTCAGCGCTTTGAGGAAGGAGCCGCAGATGTCAGATACGCGTGA